TTATTGATTTTATACCGAAAATGATTTTAACAGCTGTAATACTTGGCGTTATAATTAGACCAGCTTCAATAATGTTAGCTCTTATAAAAACTCCTGTGTCTTTTAATGAACGTTTATTTATTAGTTTTATAGGGCCAAGGGGAATTATTGCAATTGCTGTAGCTTCTTATGCATCATTAACTATAAAATCCCAGAGCCTTGCAATTGAAATGAATATAGTTCTTACCACTATTTTTTTTGTTATTCTTATGTCTGGAGCATTCGCGACTATTTTTTCAAATATAATTGCACGAATATTAAAAGTAAGTATAACTGAATATGAATCAGGCATAATATTTGTTGGAATAAATCCCTTTTCCGAAAATATAGCTAAATTTGCGTTAAAGCATGTCCCTGTCCAGTTTATTGATACAAATCCTTCAAAATGTGCTGTAATTAATTCTAAAAATATATCAGTTATTTGTAGAAGTGCTCTTGATGATGATATTTACAGCGAGGCCTCAGAAACAGGTTTCAGAAGAGCTATAATAATGACACCTAACGATGCTCTAAATGCTCTAATCGTTAATCATGCGAGAGTATTTTTTGGAATCAATTCTGTTTTTAAATCTATTTCAAGCATAAATGATGATTCATGGAAAGATAATGAAGGACATTTAATTCATTCTATCGCCTTTGATAATAATTTTAATTTTATGGAAGCTTCAAAAAAAATTTCTAATGGAGAAGCCTATTTAGCGATAAAAGATTTTTCTGAAGCTCTGGAAACGGATATTCCCATTTTTCAAATAAAAGAAAAAGGGATTAAAATTGTTAGAGCTGAAAACATAATCGACGGGAAGGTTCTTTATTTCGTCGAAGGAAAGGAAAATACATAATGGGCTATTTTTTAATATGTCATAGAGGCGCTCTTGGAGACTTTATTCTTACATGGCCAGCTTTATATAGTTTAAAAGCTGTACTTCAAGGCTATAAATTCTTTGGCATCGGAAAAAAAGAATATATGCGACTTGCTCAAGAATTTGGACTTATTGACTCATTTATTGATATGGAATCAGTAAAGCTGCTTGATTTTTTTTCAGGAATAAAAATTCCTTCAGAAATTCCGTCAGTAGAAGGCGCCGTTATGTGGCTTAAAGATGGAGAAAAAATAGCTTCTCTATTAAAAAAAGACGCTATTTTTCCAGTTTTATCGATAAATCCTTTTCCTTTAAAAAAAATCCATACAGCTTATTACCATTGTATATCTATTAAACCTTATTTTCCAATTATGATACCAAAAAATCTTTATGAATGTTTTCCTGAAATAAAAATTAAGCCTAAATTTGCATTTATTCACCCAGGAAGCGGAAGCGAATCGAAAAATTGCCAACTAAAATTTTATTGCTCAATAGCCGAATATCTTAAAAATAAAGGGTATAATGTAGCTTTTTTATTAGGCCCAGTTGAACAGGAAAAAGAAATAGAACATGAGCTTTTAGATGCATATATTGTTGAAAAACCTGAAAATGTTTCGCGGCTTGCTCATGTATTAATGAATTCAGTTATCTATATCGGAAATGACTCTGGAGTAACGCATCTTTCTGCTTTTTTAGGTATTCCAACTATTGCTTTATATAAATCAACAGACCCGAATATTTGGGGAGCTATAGGCAAAAAAGTGTTTAAAATAAACGTTGAAGATGAAAATAATGCTCTAAATGCCGTATATTCTTGCATCGACTTTTTATGTAAAGATATTAAATATTTATAAAAAATTTAGTAATATTAACCATCTCATAAATTTAGGATAAACATGAAAAAAAATTTTATAAAAGTTTATACAGTTATCAGTGTCCTTTTGTTTTTTTTATTGTTTTCTAACGTTTTTTCAGAAGATACCTTATTAATTAAAGTCGGAATTTATGAAAATCATCCTAAAGTTTATACTGATGAAAATGGTGCTGTAGCCGGTCTGTTTCCTGATATTTTGAAGTCGATTGCCTCTATTGAAGGATGGGCAATTCAATATGTTCCGGCAAATTGGACAGAATGTCTAAATAATATTGAACTTGGTAATATAGACGTTATGGTGGATGTTGCTATTTCAGAAGCACGCATGGAAAGATTTGACTTTAATGAAGAAACAATTCTAATAAGTTTTTCAACTATTTATACTAATGATAGCAATAAGATTGAATCATATCTTGATTTAAAAGATAAACGAATAGCTGTTATGGCTGGAAGTATTAATTATGTAGGTAAAGAAGGTATTAAAAAAGTTCTTGAAAGTTTCAATATAAATGCCGAATTCATTGAATATAAATCTTATAAGGAAGTTTTTGAGGCAGTTCAATTTGAAAAAGCCGATGCAGGTGTAGTTAATAGCATTTTTGGAACGCTCTTTGAAAATAATTACAAACTTTTTAGATCCCCTATAGTTTTTAATCCCAGTCAACTTCGTTTTGCTTTTACAAAAAATTCGGAAATTGGAAAATATCTTATTCCAAAAATTGACAGCGTTTTGAAGGAAGCAAAAAAGGATAGAAATTCTTTTTATTATAAAGCTCTAAACAAATATATCTATGGAAAAATTGATTCAAAAAATCAAAACATTACCGTAAAACCACAACAATTATTAGATTTAACAGACGAAGAAAAGGATTGGATATCTCGTCATAAAAATATTCGAATAGGCATTGATCCTGAATTTGTACCATTTGAATATATCGATAATAATGGAGTATACAGGGGCATATCTTTTGATTATGTAACGTTGCTTAATGAAAGACTTGGATTAGATATGCACGTTGTCGAAGGGCTTTCGTGGAAAGAAGTTATTGAACGAGCTAAGGCTCAAGAAATTGACGTTTTACCATGTGTTGGAACAACAGAAGAACGGAAGAATTATCTTTTATTTTCAAAACCATATGTTAGCTATCACAGAGTTATTTTAACAAAGAGTGATGCTCCTTTCATAATAGGACTTAATGATCTTTATGATAAAAAAGTAGGTGTTCAGGCTGGATCTTCCCATGATGGTTTTTTAAAGGACAGAACATCTATTCAGCCTATTAGATATAAAACATTACATGAAGGCTTAATGGCCTTATCTGGAGATAGAATTGATGCATTTGTAGGTAATATAGCTTCAGCTTCATACTGGATACGTAAGCTTAATTTAACTAATTTAAAGATAGCCGCTCCAGCTTCTTTTGAAGTTTTTACTCTGCATTTTGCCGTTCGTAAAGACTGGCCAGCGCTTATAAATATTATAAACAAGGGATTAGATTCAATCACTTTAGAAGAGGAGCAAGCGATTCAACGTCGTTGGATCAAGCTTGAATATAAAGCAGGTTTTGATCCTCGTATAGTATGGAATTATATAATTAGAGCTTCAATAGTAATATTTTTAATTTTTTTTATTACGCTATTTTGGAGTTATCGCTTAAAAAAAGAAAACACCTTGCGTAAACAAATGGAAGAATCATTGGCTCAATATTCTAAAGAATTAGAACAAGCAAATAAACAGCTTAAAGACATGGATAGACTAAAAAACATGTTTATTGCTTCAGTATCTCATGAATTAAGAACCCCCCTTAACTCCATTATAGGCTTTACAGGTATAATACTCAAAGGAATGACGGGTGAACTTAATCCGAAACAAAAAGACCAGTTAGGCAGAGTTTATAACTCAGCAAATCATTTGCTTTCTTTAATAACCGATGTAATAGACATATCAAAAATTGAGGCTGGCAAAATTGATATTTTCCCGCAAAAATTTAAAATAGCAGAAGTTATAAAAGATACAATTTTATCTATACAGCCTCAAATTCAAGCAAAATCCCTTGCACTTAAATTTGAAGTTCCAGATGATATTGAAATTTATAGTGATAAAAAAAGATTTCAACAATGCATATTAAATTATTTAAGTAATGCTGTGAAATATTCAGAGCATGGTTTTATAAGAGTAAATGCAATTGATTTAGGAGATACTGTAAAAATTAATGTTGAAGATACTGGCATTGGAATAGCTCCTAATGACATGGCATGTCTTTTTGAACCATTTGAAAGACTTGACTCGCACCTTAGAATTAAAGCTGGAGGCACAGGGCTTGGACTTTACCTTACCCGTAAAATTGCTACCGAGCTACTAAAAGGAGAGCTTAAAGTTTCAAGCAAACCCGGCAAAGGGAGTATTTTTAGTATAATTATCCCTAAAGATATAAAATTCAGGATTTATTCACAGGGGGAGGAACAATTGTGAAAAGAGCCTTAGTTATAGAAGATAATGAAGATAATATGGAATTAATCACTTTTATTTTGGAACTAAGCGGATATGATACTATAAGAGCAGAAAATGGCCGGAAAGGATATGATATAGCTTTAAAAGAACGGCCAGATTTTATAATACTTGACATCCAACTTCCAGACATTATGGGAACAGATGTTTTAAAAATGATTCGCGCGTCAGCTATAGGCAAATCCATTCCTGTTATTGCAATGACATCTTATGCAATGGCTGGTGATGAACAGATGCTCATCGCGGCTGGTTGTGATGGATATATTGAAAAACCAATAAATCCCGAAATAGTCGTAGATCAAATAAAAAAAATCATAGGTGAGGATTAGTATGAAAATTTTAGTAGTTGAAGATGATGAAAACTCAAGAATTTTACAGCATGATATTCTTGAATCAGAAAATTACGAAGTTATAAGCGCTGAGAACGGTAAAGAAGCTTTATCGATAGCTGCTGAAAATCCTCCTGATTTAATCATTTCAGATATTCTTATGCCTGTAATGGATGGATATGCTCTTTGCCGTGCAATAAAAAAAGATCCTAAACTTTGTAGTATTCCTTTTATTTTTTATACCGCTACATATACGTCTCCAATGGATGAACGATTAGCTATCGATATGGGGGCAGATAAATTTATAATAAAACCAATGGACCCTGTAATTTTTTTAGAAGAAATAAAAACAATTTTTAACGAATATAAATCCAAAAATGAAGCAAAAGCTATGAAAAAACCTTTAAAATCCTCAATTGAATTGGAAGAAGAGTACTCCGATGCTTTAGCTCGGAAGTTAGACAAAAAAGTTTTAGAGCTTGAAGAAAAAAATAAAAAATTAGAAGCGAGCGAGCAAAAATACCGCCGTTTAGTTGAAGCCCTTCATGAAAATTACTTTTTTTTCTCTTACAATTATAATGGCATTGTAAATTATGTTAGTCCTTCGGTAGAAAATGTATTGGGATATTCCCAAGAAAAAGCTTTATCAGTAATAAGCGATATTTTATGTAACTTAAAATCGGACAAAGAGCATAGTTCTCGATATGAATTAAAAATAAATCATCAAGACGGAAGTACTCGCATAATTGAATTTACAGTGCATTCTATAGATAAAGATAAACAATTTGAAGTTATTGCTCACGACATTACTGCGCGAAAAAAAATGGAAGAAGAAAAATTACAATTTGAAGTATCTTTACGAAGAACGGAAAAAAGCAGAGCTTTAGGAACTCTTGCGTCTGGAATAGCTCATGATTTTAATAATATACTTATGATTATTTTAGGATATGCTGAACTAATGAATATACATTTAGAACAAGAGTCATCAGCTTATTCCTATACTAACCAAATAATAAAGGCTGGGCAAAGAGCATCAGATCTAATTAAACAAATACTAACTTTTAGCAGAGATGTTGAGCAAGAAAAACGCCCTATAGAAATTCAGCCAATTGTAAAAGAAATAATGAAGTTTTTAAGATCCTCCATCCCGGCAACTATAGATATAAGATATAAAATTGATAAAAAATGTCCAGCAATAATGGCCGATCCTACTCAAATTCATCAAATCATTATGAATCTTTGCACTAATTCTTATTATGCTATGCGCGACAAAGGAGGTGTTTTAGGAGTATCACTTAATAAAATCATTGTTAATCCAAATGATTATATAACTAAGCTCGGTATAAATGCTGGAAGCTATGTCTTACTTGAGGTAAGTGATACAGGCTGCGGTATTGATAAAGAAACTTTGGAAAGAATATTTGAACCATATTTTACTACAAAACCCCAAGGCGACGGGACAGGTCTTGGCCTTGCTGTTGTACATGGTATTATTCAAAGCCATCATGCCCATATTAAAATTTATAGTGAGCCTGGAAACGGTTCAACATTTCATGTTTATTTTCCAGCAATTGAAGTTTCACAAGAATCTGAAAATATAAATACACAAATAATTAAAAGAGGCTGTGGACAGCATATTCTTGTTGTTGACGATGAAGAGCAGCTTATTATTATTCTTAAAGATATGTTAATTGAATTAGGATATAAAGTTACATATACAGTTAATAGTTCAGAAGCACTATCGATTTTTAGGGAACGCCCATTAAAATTTAATGCCGTGATGACAGACATGACTATGCCTCGTATGAACGGCAAACAATTATCAAAAGCCATACTTGAAATAAAAAATGATACGCCAATTATTATATGTACAGGTTTTAGCGAAATAATAAACGAAAATGATGCTAAACATTATGGTATAAAAAAATATCTTATGAAGCCAATATTATTCACTAAATTAGCTGAAGCATTAAGCGAAATTTTTCAAGATGAGGAGTAATTCCCCAAGGGCGACCAGCCGGTCGCCCCTACAGAAAGTGGGGCTGTTAAGTTCTAATGTTTGTCCCCTCTCCCTTGACGGGAGAGGGTTAGGGTGAACCATAATAATTAAAGCCTTAACTTAATTTTACTGAGATCATTTCACCCCTCCCCCGCCAGCTTGGCATTGGCGACCCCTCCCGCAAGGGGAGGGGCGATTATAAATAAATTACGCCATTTTATTATGTTGATTTATTAATGGAAGTAGATAAACCTATCAGTATTTTGGTGTTGATTATGTTGAACTATATAAAACAAATTCAAAATGATTTACCCAATCTTAAATATCATATTGAAGAGATACTGAAGAATTTATAAATTAAAAAATGTCTGAATCAGAATTTTCAGAATTATAGAATTAACAGAATAACTTGAAACTCATTTTCATTTAGTTAGATATTTCAATTTATTTTTCTTAAACACTATATTTGGACATAAAAGATAAAGAATTAGAAAAAAACAAAATAAAACAACAAAAAAAATGACACTACATTCAGATGTCTAAGGCTAAAAGTATTATAGA
The nucleotide sequence above comes from Desulfobacterales bacterium. Encoded proteins:
- a CDS encoding glycosyltransferase family 9 protein: MGYFLICHRGALGDFILTWPALYSLKAVLQGYKFFGIGKKEYMRLAQEFGLIDSFIDMESVKLLDFFSGIKIPSEIPSVEGAVMWLKDGEKIASLLKKDAIFPVLSINPFPLKKIHTAYYHCISIKPYFPIMIPKNLYECFPEIKIKPKFAFIHPGSGSESKNCQLKFYCSIAEYLKNKGYNVAFLLGPVEQEKEIEHELLDAYIVEKPENVSRLAHVLMNSVIYIGNDSGVTHLSAFLGIPTIALYKSTDPNIWGAIGKKVFKINVEDENNALNAVYSCIDFLCKDIKYL
- a CDS encoding transporter substrate-binding domain-containing protein, translating into MKKNFIKVYTVISVLLFFLLFSNVFSEDTLLIKVGIYENHPKVYTDENGAVAGLFPDILKSIASIEGWAIQYVPANWTECLNNIELGNIDVMVDVAISEARMERFDFNEETILISFSTIYTNDSNKIESYLDLKDKRIAVMAGSINYVGKEGIKKVLESFNINAEFIEYKSYKEVFEAVQFEKADAGVVNSIFGTLFENNYKLFRSPIVFNPSQLRFAFTKNSEIGKYLIPKIDSVLKEAKKDRNSFYYKALNKYIYGKIDSKNQNITVKPQQLLDLTDEEKDWISRHKNIRIGIDPEFVPFEYIDNNGVYRGISFDYVTLLNERLGLDMHVVEGLSWKEVIERAKAQEIDVLPCVGTTEERKNYLLFSKPYVSYHRVILTKSDAPFIIGLNDLYDKKVGVQAGSSHDGFLKDRTSIQPIRYKTLHEGLMALSGDRIDAFVGNIASASYWIRKLNLTNLKIAAPASFEVFTLHFAVRKDWPALINIINKGLDSITLEEEQAIQRRWIKLEYKAGFDPRIVWNYIIRASIVIFLIFFITLFWSYRLKKENTLRKQMEESLAQYSKELEQANKQLKDMDRLKNMFIASVSHELRTPLNSIIGFTGIILKGMTGELNPKQKDQLGRVYNSANHLLSLITDVIDISKIEAGKIDIFPQKFKIAEVIKDTILSIQPQIQAKSLALKFEVPDDIEIYSDKKRFQQCILNYLSNAVKYSEHGFIRVNAIDLGDTVKINVEDTGIGIAPNDMACLFEPFERLDSHLRIKAGGTGLGLYLTRKIATELLKGELKVSSKPGKGSIFSIIIPKDIKFRIYSQGEEQL
- a CDS encoding response regulator; amino-acid sequence: MKRALVIEDNEDNMELITFILELSGYDTIRAENGRKGYDIALKERPDFIILDIQLPDIMGTDVLKMIRASAIGKSIPVIAMTSYAMAGDEQMLIAAGCDGYIEKPINPEIVVDQIKKIIGED
- a CDS encoding response regulator — its product is MKILVVEDDENSRILQHDILESENYEVISAENGKEALSIAAENPPDLIISDILMPVMDGYALCRAIKKDPKLCSIPFIFYTATYTSPMDERLAIDMGADKFIIKPMDPVIFLEEIKTIFNEYKSKNEAKAMKKPLKSSIELEEEYSDALARKLDKKVLELEEKNKKLEASEQKYRRLVEALHENYFFFSYNYNGIVNYVSPSVENVLGYSQEKALSVISDILCNLKSDKEHSSRYELKINHQDGSTRIIEFTVHSIDKDKQFEVIAHDITARKKMEEEKLQFEVSLRRTEKSRALGTLASGIAHDFNNILMIILGYAELMNIHLEQESSAYSYTNQIIKAGQRASDLIKQILTFSRDVEQEKRPIEIQPIVKEIMKFLRSSIPATIDIRYKIDKKCPAIMADPTQIHQIIMNLCTNSYYAMRDKGGVLGVSLNKIIVNPNDYITKLGINAGSYVLLEVSDTGCGIDKETLERIFEPYFTTKPQGDGTGLGLAVVHGIIQSHHAHIKIYSEPGNGSTFHVYFPAIEVSQESENINTQIIKRGCGQHILVVDDEEQLIIILKDMLIELGYKVTYTVNSSEALSIFRERPLKFNAVMTDMTMPRMNGKQLSKAILEIKNDTPIIICTGFSEIINENDAKHYGIKKYLMKPILFTKLAEALSEIFQDEE